In a single window of the Magnolia sinica isolate HGM2019 chromosome 7, MsV1, whole genome shotgun sequence genome:
- the LOC131250537 gene encoding UDP-glycosyltransferase 87A2-like, translating to MDPIDVATIPSCHVVAMPSPGRGHINPMMNVCKLLSSNQDVIITFVVTEEWLGFIGSAPKPSNIRLRSIPNVIPSELVRGADMVSFFEAVYTKMANPFDQLDQPISWIITSTYLTWAVEIGNRRNIPVASLWTMSAAVFSILYHNDLIMSNLHLTAGDDLSGYSDFAERLNSLEEQVA from the exons ATGGATCCCATCGACGTGGCCACAATCCCCAGCTGCCACGTGGTGGCCATGCCCTCCCCAGGCCGTGGCCACATCAACCCCATGATGAACGTCTGCAAGCTCCTATCATCCAATCAAGACGTAATCATAACCTTTGTGGTCACTGAGGAGTGGCTCGGCTTCATCGGCTCAGCCCCGAAGCCATCCAACATACGTCTCCGTTCCATACCCAACGTCATCCCATCAGAGCTGGTCCGTGGGGCCGACATGGTCAGCTTCTTTGAAGCCGTCTACACCAAGATGGCCAATCCATTCGATCAGCTTGATCAACCGATCAGCTGGATCATAACTAGTACTTACTTGACGTGGGCCGTTGAGATCGGCAATCGGAGGAATATTCCAGTGGCATCGCTGTGGACGATGTCGGCGGCCGTATTTTCCATCCTCTATCACAATGATCTGATCATGTCCAACCTTCATTTAACGGCTGGTGATGACTTATCAG GAtattctgattttgctgagaggttgaattctcttgaggaacaggtagCTTAG